The proteins below are encoded in one region of Cololabis saira isolate AMF1-May2022 chromosome 21, fColSai1.1, whole genome shotgun sequence:
- the gfap gene encoding glial fibrillary acidic protein, which translates to MESQRVQSSYRKRFGPQGLSSSGARSLPSSRFSWHGTPRNISHSGPLSRISLGSASPALLLGSPADRLDFSADSLLKAQYKETRTNEKMEMMGLNDRFASYIEKVRLLEQQNKMLVAELNQLKGKEPSRLGDIYQEELRELRRQVDGLTNGKARMEIERDNLASDLLTLKQRLQEEISQRQEADNALNAFRQDIDEASLNRVQQERKIESLQDEINFLKKIHEEELHESQEHILAQQVHVDMDVSKPDLTAALRDIRVQYENMATSNMHETEEWYRSKFADLTDAANRNAEALRQAKQEANDYRRQIQVVTCDLEALRGTNESLERQLREMEDRCAMETAGYQDTVGRLEEEIQALKEEMARHLQEYQDLLNVKLALDIEIATYRKLLEGEESRITIPVQSFANLQFRETNLETKTPEAHVKRSILVRTVETRDGEIIKESTTEHKDLP; encoded by the exons ATGGAGAGCCAGAGAGTCCAGTCCTCGTACAGGAAACGCTTCGGGCCTCAAGGCTTGAGCAGCTCGGGGGCGAGAAGCCTTCCTTCCAGCCGCTTCTCCTGGCATGGCACCCCCCGAAACATCAGCCACTCCGGCCCCCTGTCCCGGATCTCCCTGGGCTCTGCCAGCCCGGCCCTGCTGCTGGGGAGCCCTGCGGACCGGCTGGACTTCTCAGCCGACTCCTTGCTCAAGGCCCAGTACAAGGAGACGCGCACCAACGAGAAGATGGAGATGATGGGCCTGAACGACCGCTTCGCCAGCTACATAGAGAAGGTgcggctgctggagcagcagaacAAGATGCTGGTGGCCGAGCTGAACCAGCTGAAGGGGAAGGAGCCCAGCCGGCTGGGAGACATCTACCAGGAGGAGCTGCGGGAGCTGCGGCGGCAGGTGGACGGCCTCACCAACGGCAAGGCCCGGATGGAGATAGAGAGGGACAACCTGGCCTCCGACCTGTTAACGCTGAAGCAGAG ACTGCAAGAGGAGATCAGCCAGCGACAGGAAGCGGATAACGCCTTGAATGCCTTCAGACAG GACATAGACGAGGCATCTCTCAATCGCGTCCAGCAGGAGCGGAAGATCGAATCTCTGCAGGATGAAATAAACTTCCTGAAGAAAATTCACGAGGAG gagctgcatgagTCACAGGAACACATCCTGGCTCAGCAGGTCCATGTGGACATGGACGTGTCTAAACCGGACTTAACAGCTGCCCTGAGAGATATCAGGGTCCAGTATGAAAACATGGCGACTTCAAACATGCACGAGACGGAAGAATGGTACCGCTCCAAG tttgccGACCTGACAGATGCAGCCAATCGAAACGCAGAAGCCCTCCGCCAGGCCAAACAAGAGGCCAATGATTACCGCCGTCAGATCCAAGTGGTGACCTGTGACCTGGAGGCTCTCCGTGGCACA AACGAGTCTCTGGAGCGCCAGCTTCGAGAGATGGAGGACCGATGCGCCATGGAGACGGCCGGCTACCAGGATACGGTGGGCCGCCTGGAGGAGGAAATCCAGGCGCTGAAGGAGGAGATGGCGAGGCATCTGCAGGAGTACCAGGACCTCCTCAACGTCAAACTGGCTCTGGACATCGAGATAGCCACCTACAGGAAACTCCTGGAGGGGGAGGAGAGCAG GATCACCATTCCAGTTCAGAGCTTTGCCAACTTGCAGTTTAGAG AAACTAATCTGGAAACCAAAACCCCCGAGGCCCACGTGAAGAGGAGCATCCTGGTCCGAACGGTTGAGACAAGGGATGGAGAG ATCATCAAGGAATCAACCACTGAGCACAAAGACCTTCCCTGA